Proteins found in one Chrysiogenes arsenatis DSM 11915 genomic segment:
- a CDS encoding hydrogenase small subunit, with protein MQYFSQEITRRTAMQRIFGAITAVGASSFLTFEDLLAADAATIKPLNVVWIHGTSCTGCSCSLLDVETVPVVDILTKFTNMIFHHDISLATGSQVTDIYEKLIHSDSSIPYVIVFEGGIPIGMPHTCMVGHRTMEDWMKQLLPKAAACIAAGTCASFGGVTEMLGTETGNASVLRFAHQNGITTPIVLLPGCPMKPEHFVYTLLYHLHHKKLPDLDRYGRPRRFFSRTVHELCINYADFQEGHFAQHIGDQGCLIKMGCQGMVTRSDCLITGYNNNTNVCIRAGHPCVGCAGENFPRRFMFHNYDDTRDIIPRRP; from the coding sequence ATGCAATATTTTTCTCAGGAAATCACGCGACGCACGGCGATGCAAAGGATATTCGGCGCGATTACGGCCGTTGGAGCCTCCTCATTTCTGACGTTTGAAGACTTACTGGCGGCCGATGCCGCCACCATAAAGCCACTCAATGTTGTCTGGATTCATGGCACATCGTGTACCGGCTGTTCCTGCTCACTACTTGACGTCGAAACCGTACCGGTAGTCGATATTTTGACAAAATTCACGAACATGATTTTTCACCACGACATCTCGCTGGCAACCGGATCACAAGTAACTGATATTTACGAAAAACTTATCCATTCAGATTCATCAATCCCGTATGTCATCGTTTTTGAAGGAGGCATCCCGATTGGCATGCCACATACCTGCATGGTCGGACACCGCACGATGGAAGATTGGATGAAACAACTTCTTCCGAAAGCTGCCGCATGTATCGCCGCCGGCACGTGCGCTTCTTTTGGTGGTGTCACCGAAATGTTGGGGACAGAAACCGGGAACGCGAGTGTGTTGCGATTTGCCCATCAAAACGGTATCACAACCCCTATCGTATTACTTCCAGGTTGTCCGATGAAGCCGGAGCACTTTGTGTACACACTCCTGTATCATTTGCATCACAAAAAGCTCCCCGACCTTGATCGCTACGGCCGTCCGCGCCGTTTCTTCAGCCGCACCGTACACGAACTCTGCATCAATTATGCTGACTTTCAAGAGGGTCATTTCGCCCAACACATTGGCGATCAAGGTTGCCTGATCAAGATGGGTTGCCAAGGGATGGTAACGCGCAGCGACTGTTTAATTACTGGTTATAATAACAACACCAACGTCTGTATACGGGCGGGTCACCCTTGCGTCGGGTGCGCTGGAGAAAACTTCCCACGTCGCTTTATGTTCCATAACTACGACGACACCCGCGACATCATCCCACGGAGGCCATAA
- a CDS encoding methyl-accepting chemotaxis protein translates to MHHSTERVSFFHSLTFRSIVILSICAFLVFAASFSAFLVWQKELSEKRLYENGLSYLSMLKENTADSIAKGQRRSFQQVINSFTRVSDIDEVAMYGRNHGLMNYLSNEPTVGIPFVKINGSFSNPNLKLYKETRGMHHRKDWHLTDMEESETGKVHLQSVKGQTCTNCHIGIAPDLKFVDNVAYRRAGTQAHLYYSMPVEKECISCHTNWNLGETAAYLRITLNSHAIDAQQEESVQGILLMLTAIIMSMLILVIIIIRLMIYRPLSRALTFAQNVASGNRADKLAAREKHEIGLLGRALNRMMENINGAVREAAEQVGEVSTTVNDISAQLSTEIAQASAGAEEQRKKTETTAKAMEVMNETLINVSRQADSTYSAAESAKSKATEGAGLVRQVVGSISHAREESLILKANMGELAKQAAAINQVMNLIRDIADQTNLLALNAAIEAARAGESGRGFSVVADEVRKLAEKTMTATKEVATAVEAIQRGAQANMTKVDETTEVIGTATELAYSSGQSLQEIVTLIESATSQMNQISRAMEEQSEVSSEITLSLEDVRRISIATDQAMSHSQQIVEQLANQAMQLQQTIAHMQKGDDSHEPKKLMPYTR, encoded by the coding sequence ATGCACCACTCGACTGAACGGGTATCTTTTTTTCATTCATTGACCTTTCGCTCCATTGTTATCCTTTCTATCTGCGCGTTTCTTGTATTTGCCGCTTCGTTCAGCGCTTTTTTGGTGTGGCAAAAAGAACTCTCCGAAAAGCGACTGTACGAAAATGGACTGAGCTACCTTTCGATGCTGAAGGAAAACACCGCCGACTCGATTGCTAAAGGGCAAAGACGCAGTTTCCAACAGGTTATCAATAGCTTTACCCGCGTCAGTGATATTGATGAGGTAGCGATGTATGGCCGCAACCACGGCCTGATGAACTACCTATCCAACGAACCAACCGTCGGCATACCGTTCGTAAAAATCAATGGGAGTTTCTCTAATCCCAATTTAAAACTCTACAAAGAGACCCGTGGCATGCACCACCGTAAGGATTGGCACCTCACCGACATGGAAGAGAGCGAAACCGGTAAAGTGCATCTGCAGTCGGTAAAAGGGCAAACGTGCACAAATTGCCATATTGGCATTGCCCCTGATCTGAAATTTGTCGACAACGTCGCCTATCGCCGTGCAGGAACACAAGCGCACCTCTATTACAGCATGCCGGTAGAAAAAGAATGTATTAGCTGCCATACCAATTGGAATCTTGGTGAAACTGCGGCCTATTTACGCATCACGTTGAATAGCCATGCCATCGACGCGCAACAGGAAGAAAGCGTACAAGGCATACTGCTGATGTTGACCGCCATCATTATGAGCATGCTCATTTTGGTGATTATCATCATCCGTCTCATGATTTACCGCCCACTCTCACGTGCACTAACCTTTGCACAGAATGTCGCCTCCGGAAATAGAGCCGATAAACTCGCGGCACGCGAGAAACACGAAATCGGCCTTCTCGGTCGGGCACTCAACCGTATGATGGAAAATATCAACGGCGCCGTGCGTGAAGCGGCCGAGCAAGTGGGAGAAGTCAGCACCACCGTCAATGACATTTCGGCACAACTTTCCACCGAAATTGCTCAAGCCAGTGCGGGAGCGGAAGAGCAACGGAAAAAGACCGAAACAACCGCCAAAGCGATGGAGGTCATGAACGAAACGCTCATTAACGTCTCGCGTCAGGCCGATTCAACCTACAGTGCCGCCGAAAGCGCAAAATCGAAAGCCACAGAAGGAGCAGGCTTGGTTCGTCAAGTGGTCGGCTCAATCTCCCATGCGCGTGAAGAATCGTTGATTCTCAAAGCGAATATGGGCGAACTCGCAAAACAAGCAGCGGCCATCAATCAAGTCATGAATCTGATCCGCGACATTGCCGATCAAACAAACCTCTTAGCGCTGAATGCGGCTATCGAAGCCGCCCGTGCAGGAGAGTCGGGACGTGGGTTCTCCGTTGTTGCTGACGAAGTACGTAAACTCGCGGAAAAAACTATGACCGCTACAAAAGAGGTCGCAACTGCGGTTGAAGCAATCCAGCGCGGAGCACAAGCCAATATGACAAAAGTTGACGAAACAACCGAAGTCATCGGCACCGCGACTGAACTCGCCTATAGTTCAGGCCAGTCGTTGCAGGAAATCGTGACCCTTATTGAATCGGCCACCTCGCAGATGAATCAAATCTCCCGCGCCATGGAAGAACAATCAGAAGTCAGCTCCGAAATCACCCTTTCGCTGGAAGATGTGCGCCGCATATCCATCGCAACCGATCAAGCAATGAGCCACTCACAGCAGATAGTTGAACAGTTGGCCAACCAAGCCATGCAGCTTCAACAAACCATTGCACACATGCAAAAAGGTGACGACAGCCACGAGCCAAAGAAGTTGATGCCGTACACCCGATAA
- the ciaB gene encoding invasion protein CiaB translates to MPHQFWQDLQKLYTLVEQREHHNNRFYAILKGEESDQKLVIDSFLQSLDLPLTPENQLAAITRIANLRDDSLVQAMKQAGFDQPRIDAAKQLAYQWAATYHLQQHRELLLVVEEQQLLTPFYRALLRGAHEVGLAFTQWYPLWYETIVTGVNRTLEADFQGNQSAIMEMLHTKQLLDFGHENEIADRCYSVLRKHDSQTWSVLPYVQAFPIAVGAIIAALEELHDALCLHNDDIFDQADYYKNYIKALIEAFSETERHQLVARWADVDRKWMQITAPIQIGHPLEYYEDHYRKAVAPEWDVRIVNPQLQHGNHRAEKVETMFQALYTQSGQPQSLSAYQATLENLRRVQLYLGRPALYYGAGFSGLFSAQVVPNDEVVSAAYGKKIFAFADMVLASSRAKPVLQISRQVLGDEIIKRHRQLMNTPEQWHQVYDISTIGHEFGHILWLDENSENTMNTTGHFKNIEEFKATTGGLISFFSDTSEQELLSAVIDDLIRRSVGLIGWMETEEVRPYYSEGLIHLHCLFASSVLHFSPEPPTLTIQLNETTITNLKQQYMHVYTALAWETYLPKRDALHFLSRYVRTEGKSLTPLDPTVAAFVAWYWELYQKIGRQVADWPAE, encoded by the coding sequence ATGCCGCACCAATTCTGGCAGGATTTACAAAAACTTTATACGCTTGTCGAACAACGCGAACACCATAACAATCGATTTTACGCCATACTGAAAGGAGAAGAGAGCGACCAGAAACTGGTGATTGATAGCTTTCTACAATCGCTTGACCTGCCACTTACTCCTGAAAACCAACTGGCAGCTATCACACGAATTGCCAATTTACGCGATGATTCACTCGTACAAGCGATGAAACAAGCAGGATTTGATCAACCACGCATTGATGCCGCAAAACAACTGGCGTATCAATGGGCAGCGACCTACCACCTCCAACAACACCGTGAGCTCCTGCTTGTCGTCGAAGAGCAGCAACTCCTGACGCCATTTTACCGCGCTCTTTTGCGTGGCGCACACGAAGTCGGGCTGGCTTTCACACAATGGTACCCCCTCTGGTACGAAACGATTGTCACTGGCGTAAACCGCACCTTGGAAGCTGACTTTCAGGGAAATCAAAGCGCCATCATGGAAATGTTACATACGAAACAACTTCTTGACTTTGGGCATGAAAATGAAATCGCCGACCGTTGCTACAGTGTTCTGCGCAAGCACGACTCCCAGACATGGAGTGTGTTGCCATACGTACAGGCCTTCCCAATTGCGGTTGGTGCCATCATCGCTGCTTTAGAAGAGCTTCACGATGCCCTTTGCCTGCACAATGACGATATTTTCGATCAAGCAGACTACTATAAAAATTATATCAAAGCCCTTATCGAAGCATTTTCAGAAACGGAACGCCACCAACTCGTCGCACGATGGGCCGACGTGGATCGGAAGTGGATGCAGATTACCGCGCCGATACAAATCGGACATCCACTCGAATACTATGAAGACCACTATCGCAAAGCCGTTGCGCCAGAATGGGATGTGCGCATCGTTAACCCACAATTGCAGCATGGCAACCATCGTGCAGAAAAAGTCGAAACCATGTTCCAAGCACTCTATACCCAAAGTGGCCAACCCCAAAGCCTCTCGGCCTACCAAGCAACGCTGGAAAACTTGCGCCGTGTACAACTCTACCTTGGCAGACCCGCACTCTACTATGGTGCAGGATTTTCCGGCCTTTTTTCCGCCCAAGTTGTTCCCAATGATGAAGTTGTCAGCGCCGCTTATGGCAAAAAAATCTTTGCCTTTGCCGATATGGTACTCGCAAGTTCACGCGCCAAACCCGTACTACAAATCAGCCGTCAAGTGTTAGGCGACGAGATCATCAAGCGACATCGCCAACTCATGAATACCCCTGAACAGTGGCATCAGGTATATGACATCTCTACCATTGGACATGAGTTTGGTCATATTTTGTGGCTCGATGAAAATTCAGAAAATACGATGAACACCACAGGGCACTTCAAAAATATCGAAGAGTTCAAGGCGACCACTGGTGGGCTCATCAGCTTTTTCAGCGACACCAGCGAACAAGAGCTGCTTAGCGCCGTTATTGATGACCTGATCCGTCGCAGCGTAGGACTGATTGGCTGGATGGAAACAGAAGAAGTGCGTCCCTATTATTCTGAAGGGTTGATTCACCTTCATTGCCTCTTTGCCAGCAGCGTCTTGCATTTTTCACCAGAACCACCGACCCTCACCATCCAACTGAATGAAACGACTATAACCAATCTTAAACAACAATATATGCACGTGTACACCGCACTCGCGTGGGAAACCTACCTGCCAAAACGCGACGCACTTCACTTTCTGAGCCGTTACGTCCGCACCGAAGGGAAGTCACTGACTCCTCTTGACCCAACGGTTGCTGCTTTTGTGGCATGGTATTGGGAGTTATACCAAAAGATTGGCCGACAGGTTGCAGATTGGCCAGCAGAGTAA
- the uvrA gene encoding excinuclease ABC subunit UvrA, whose translation MALDHIAIRGAREHNLKNISLDIPRDKLVVITGVSGSGKSTLAFDTIFAEGQRRYVESLSAYARQFLEQMDKPDVDAIEGLSPAISIEQKSISRNPRSTVATITEIYDYLRLLYARAGTAHCHSCDKELVSQTVQQMVDTICSLPPRTKLMILAPVVRHRKGEFRKLLEDFKKKGFARVRIDGEIYEIDAALELKLSKNIKHDIAIVVDRIVVKEGIERRVTDSIETSLPYSEGLILVSLPDDNREILMSESATCHDCNVSMPELEPRLFSFNAPEGACPNCSGLGASLELEERLIIPNTRLSVREGAIAPWATKSSQRFWETLDGVSRHYRIDLDTPWGQLERQQQEILLYGSPDKLSLIPEKGKFRRTVQMRFEGVIGYLQNLHKETSVGYIKEYVEKYMTEKPCPACEGQRLNPQALSVRVGGISIASFCALSIRQALHFARELQLPGHRQYIADRVLREVRERLSFLDDVGLDYLELNRKGSTLSGGESQRIRLATQIGSRLMGVLYILDEPSIGLHQRDNDKLIATLKGLRDNGNSVLVVEHDEDTIRQADYVIDMGPGAGRLGGEVVAAGKPDEIALSTHSLTGRYLSRELEIALPTHRRKGSGAITLTGARGNNLHSIDITIPTATLTLVTGVSGSGKSTLIIDTLLPALAASLRSEVDGTNAPCPFNTLDIHDAKIKKIVAIDQTPIGRTPRSNPATYTGVFTEIRDLFASSPESKKRGYKPGRFSFNVKGGRCEACQGDGTIKIEMHFLPDLYVTCETCHGKRFNRDTLEVTYKGKTIADVLDMTINMAWEFFENIPKIQHKLQTVRDVGLGYIRLGQAATTLSGGEAQRVKLSKELSRRTSGDTVYILDEPTTGLHFHDIAQLLVVLNKLVDAGNTVVVIEHNLDVIKCADHIIDLGPEGGGGGGKLLYSGVPEGLAQCEQSYTGQYLKRIFSKGLL comes from the coding sequence TTGGCACTCGACCATATCGCCATTCGTGGCGCGAGAGAACATAATCTGAAAAACATTTCCCTCGATATTCCCCGTGATAAACTTGTCGTCATCACCGGAGTCAGCGGAAGTGGCAAGTCAACTCTTGCCTTTGATACCATCTTCGCAGAAGGGCAACGGCGCTATGTCGAATCGCTTTCCGCGTATGCCAGACAGTTTTTAGAACAGATGGATAAACCCGATGTGGATGCTATCGAAGGGCTCAGCCCCGCCATCAGCATAGAACAGAAAAGTATCAGCCGAAATCCACGATCGACCGTGGCCACTATTACCGAAATTTACGACTACCTCCGCCTTTTATATGCCCGTGCAGGCACTGCCCACTGCCATTCGTGCGACAAAGAGTTGGTATCGCAAACCGTACAGCAAATGGTCGATACCATTTGCAGCCTGCCGCCACGCACGAAATTGATGATTCTCGCGCCGGTGGTACGCCACCGCAAAGGGGAATTCCGTAAACTCCTAGAAGACTTTAAGAAAAAAGGATTTGCCCGTGTCCGTATCGATGGCGAAATTTACGAAATCGATGCGGCGCTGGAGCTGAAGCTTTCAAAAAACATTAAGCATGATATTGCCATCGTCGTCGATCGCATCGTCGTGAAAGAAGGAATTGAGCGGCGCGTAACCGATAGCATCGAAACTTCGCTCCCCTATTCTGAAGGATTGATACTTGTGAGTCTCCCTGATGACAATCGTGAAATTCTCATGAGTGAGTCCGCCACCTGTCACGACTGTAACGTCAGTATGCCGGAACTTGAACCGCGTCTGTTTTCCTTCAACGCACCCGAAGGTGCCTGCCCGAACTGTAGCGGCCTTGGCGCGTCACTCGAACTCGAAGAGCGGCTGATTATTCCCAATACACGACTTTCCGTGCGCGAAGGGGCGATTGCCCCATGGGCGACCAAAAGCTCACAACGTTTCTGGGAAACGCTCGACGGGGTGTCGCGCCACTACCGCATTGATCTTGATACACCGTGGGGACAACTTGAGCGGCAGCAGCAGGAAATTCTCCTGTACGGTTCGCCAGATAAACTCTCGCTGATTCCCGAGAAAGGCAAGTTCCGGCGTACTGTGCAGATGCGTTTTGAAGGGGTTATCGGCTACCTGCAAAACCTGCACAAGGAAACATCAGTTGGCTATATCAAAGAGTATGTCGAGAAATATATGACCGAAAAACCGTGCCCCGCCTGTGAAGGGCAACGGCTCAATCCGCAAGCACTAAGTGTGCGCGTCGGTGGCATCTCTATCGCCAGTTTTTGTGCGCTCTCCATACGTCAAGCCCTTCATTTTGCCCGCGAATTGCAACTGCCAGGCCATCGCCAGTATATTGCCGACCGCGTCCTGCGCGAAGTGCGCGAACGGCTTTCGTTTCTTGACGATGTTGGCCTCGACTACCTGGAGCTGAATCGCAAAGGGAGCACCCTTTCGGGCGGCGAATCGCAGCGGATACGCCTAGCGACACAAATCGGTTCGCGTTTGATGGGCGTATTATACATCCTTGACGAGCCGAGTATTGGCCTGCACCAACGCGATAACGATAAACTGATTGCCACCTTGAAAGGGTTACGCGACAACGGCAATAGCGTCTTAGTCGTTGAACACGATGAAGACACCATCCGTCAAGCCGATTACGTCATCGACATGGGGCCAGGTGCGGGACGGCTCGGTGGCGAAGTAGTCGCCGCGGGAAAACCGGATGAGATCGCTCTTTCCACGCACAGCCTGACCGGACGCTATCTCTCGCGCGAACTCGAAATTGCTCTCCCCACCCATCGTCGCAAAGGGAGCGGAGCGATCACCCTTACTGGTGCGCGCGGCAACAACCTGCACAGCATTGACATTACCATACCAACCGCCACATTGACCCTCGTGACCGGCGTGAGTGGCAGCGGCAAATCGACCCTGATCATAGACACGCTCCTTCCTGCCCTCGCCGCTTCGCTGCGGAGCGAAGTTGATGGCACCAATGCCCCTTGCCCATTCAACACGCTTGACATTCATGATGCAAAAATCAAAAAAATTGTCGCCATCGATCAAACTCCCATTGGCCGCACACCGCGTTCCAATCCCGCAACCTATACCGGTGTATTTACTGAAATACGTGATTTGTTCGCCAGTTCGCCTGAATCCAAAAAGCGCGGCTACAAGCCGGGGCGCTTTTCGTTTAACGTCAAAGGGGGACGGTGCGAAGCATGTCAGGGAGATGGCACGATTAAAATTGAAATGCACTTTCTGCCTGACCTCTACGTGACCTGCGAAACCTGTCACGGCAAGCGGTTCAACCGCGATACACTTGAAGTAACCTATAAAGGAAAAACCATCGCCGATGTACTGGACATGACCATCAACATGGCGTGGGAATTTTTTGAAAATATCCCGAAAATACAACATAAACTGCAAACCGTGCGCGACGTCGGTCTTGGTTATATCCGGCTGGGTCAGGCGGCAACCACCCTTTCCGGTGGCGAAGCGCAACGGGTTAAACTCTCCAAAGAACTCTCACGCCGCACCTCAGGCGACACCGTTTACATTCTGGACGAACCAACCACCGGACTCCATTTCCATGACATCGCGCAACTGCTTGTAGTGCTGAATAAGCTCGTCGATGCCGGAAATACTGTGGTCGTAATTGAGCACAACCTTGATGTCATCAAATGTGCCGACCACATTATCGACCTTGGCCCTGAAGGGGGCGGCGGTGGCGGAAAACTCCTCTACAGTGGGGTGCCGGAAGGGCTGGCACAGTGCGAACAGTCGTATACGGGACAGTACTTGAAGCGGATATTTTCGAAAGGACTCCTATGA
- a CDS encoding glycosyltransferase, protein MKIIISGGGTGGHFYPAMSTLQEFTARGIETYYIGATQGIEAQLIQNFTPQHTLLELSGVLGKSIGQRITALRQLAAGVVTLRTLYRSIKPDAVIGFGGYASAAALLAGATQRIPLFLHEQNSVTGLTNTLLAKIATATFSAFGNLGETVGLPLRQTPPLRPWSERQHLLILGGSQGSISLNTFVAHSLPQLIEHTGVPIYHQVGGRNYEPYMQEIMARYQTIPHNYHPFAFRDDIQELMATACGALARSGASSAFELMAAKVPTLFIPFPYAAYDHQYGNADYFSREGAAQVCREADFKVHGWEVFATFWEGREAMVPSLERLSVITLPATLCDRVLSKLHNKP, encoded by the coding sequence ATGAAAATCATCATCAGTGGCGGCGGCACCGGCGGCCATTTCTACCCCGCCATGAGCACGCTGCAAGAGTTTACCGCGCGCGGGATTGAAACTTATTACATTGGTGCCACGCAAGGGATCGAAGCGCAACTGATTCAAAACTTCACCCCGCAGCATACGCTGCTCGAACTCAGTGGCGTCCTCGGCAAGTCGATCGGTCAACGCATCACGGCATTGCGCCAGCTCGCAGCAGGAGTTGTCACGCTGCGGACTCTCTACCGCTCCATCAAACCGGATGCGGTGATCGGTTTTGGCGGATATGCCAGCGCGGCAGCGCTATTGGCTGGTGCAACTCAACGTATCCCCCTTTTTCTCCATGAGCAAAACAGTGTGACCGGTTTAACCAACACATTGCTTGCGAAGATCGCTACCGCTACCTTTAGTGCTTTTGGGAATCTTGGCGAAACCGTCGGTTTGCCTCTGCGCCAAACACCACCATTGCGCCCATGGAGTGAGCGGCAACACCTGCTTATTCTGGGAGGGTCACAGGGGAGTATCAGCCTGAATACCTTTGTGGCACACTCGTTACCACAACTTATTGAACATACCGGTGTCCCCATCTACCATCAGGTAGGTGGGCGCAACTACGAACCCTACATGCAAGAGATTATGGCGCGCTACCAAACAATTCCGCACAACTATCACCCATTCGCATTTCGTGATGACATTCAGGAACTCATGGCCACTGCATGCGGCGCTCTGGCACGCAGTGGTGCTAGCTCTGCATTTGAGTTGATGGCAGCGAAAGTTCCCACACTATTTATCCCATTTCCCTACGCAGCGTATGATCATCAGTATGGCAATGCGGATTATTTTTCACGCGAAGGTGCGGCTCAGGTGTGCCGCGAGGCAGATTTCAAGGTGCACGGCTGGGAAGTTTTCGCCACGTTCTGGGAAGGGCGAGAAGCTATGGTGCCGTCACTGGAACGGCTTTCTGTCATTACATTACCGGCAACGCTTTGCGACAGGGTACTGAGCAAGCTACACAACAAACCCTAA